From the genome of Methanobrevibacter wolinii SH:
AAATGCCCTGGTGGTGTAGTTTGGATAACACGTAGGATTGCGGATCCTATTCCCCGGGTTCAAATCCCGGCCAGGGCATAACTATTTTTTTCTTAGCTTTTTAGATTTTATATTATTTTAATGATTTTTAGGTTTTAGATATTATGCTTAATGCAAACACATATGTTACAAATAATCCAGGTATTGGTGGAGTAATTAGAGATAAATATGAAGATTTTTATGTTGAAGAGATTCCAGAACATCTTCCTGAAGGTGAAGGTCCAAATATATGGATATGGATAGAAAAACTTGGAAGAACTACATTAGATGTTGTTTTAGATATTTCAAGAGATTTGCATATTAGTCGTAAAAGGACTGGTTTTGCAGGAATGAAAGATAAGAAAGCTATAACTCGTCAATGGATTTGTATTTCTAATATGGAATCTGATGAAAAACTTCAAGAAGTTTTAGATTTAAAAAATAGTATTCATAATACTAAATTTCTTAAAGTAGTAAGAGGTCATAAAAAATTAAGAATGGGTCAGCTTAAAGGAAATAAATTTAAAATAAATATTAAACATATTCCATTCAATGATAATGTTAAAAGTTTAGAAGATGCTGCAGAAATTGCTCGTGATGTATTAAAACAATTAGAAAAGACAGGTGTTCCTAATTACTTTGGTTGGCAAAGATTTGGTAAACCACGAACTACTACTCATTTAGTAGGTGAAGCATTAGTACAAAATGATCTTAAAAAGGCTGTAGATTTATATATTGGTAATCCTTCTGAATTAGAATCTCTAGATAGTCAAAAAGCAAGAAAAGCATATGATGAGGGAGATATGGGAAAATCATTAGAATTAATGCATGGTGGTATGCGTTATGAAAAGATGATGTTAAGACAACTTATTCATGATTATAATAAATTTGGACAACTTAATGATGAATCTTATAAAAGTGCTCTTTTAAGTCTTCCAAAACCTCTTCAAAGAATGTTTGTACATGCTTATCAATCTTATTTATTTAATGATGTTGTAAGTAGAAGAGTTGCAATGGGTATTGATAAATATGTTGAAGGAGATATTGTAATTGACAATGATGAAGCTATTATAAGAGATAAAACACCTTTTGAGTATCAAGAATTAATTACTAATTTCCAAGGAAACCCTACTTCTCCTTTATATGGTACAAAAGTCCCATTTGCAGGTGGAAAAGTAGGAGAAATGGAAAAAGAAGTTTTAAAAAGTTATAATTTAAATAAAGAAGATTTTGAATGTCCTAAAATGCCTAAACTTGGAAGCCATGGTTTAAGACGTTCTATGAGATTTCAAATATGGGATACAAATGTTGATTTAATTGAAGATGGAAT
Proteins encoded in this window:
- the truD gene encoding tRNA pseudouridine(13) synthase TruD, encoding MLNANTYVTNNPGIGGVIRDKYEDFYVEEIPEHLPEGEGPNIWIWIEKLGRTTLDVVLDISRDLHISRKRTGFAGMKDKKAITRQWICISNMESDEKLQEVLDLKNSIHNTKFLKVVRGHKKLRMGQLKGNKFKINIKHIPFNDNVKSLEDAAEIARDVLKQLEKTGVPNYFGWQRFGKPRTTTHLVGEALVQNDLKKAVDLYIGNPSELESLDSQKARKAYDEGDMGKSLELMHGGMRYEKMMLRQLIHDYNKFGQLNDESYKSALLSLPKPLQRMFVHAYQSYLFNDVVSRRVAMGIDKYVEGDIVIDNDEAIIRDKTPFEYQELITNFQGNPTSPLYGTKVPFAGGKVGEMEKEVLKSYNLNKEDFECPKMPKLGSHGLRRSMRFQIWDTNVDLIEDGISVEFSINKGSYATAVLREIMKIDVV